In a genomic window of uncultured Sphaerochaeta sp.:
- a CDS encoding TRAP transporter large permease — protein MLLLVICFIILLFIGVPIAYGLGITAFLGIALLPGVSMITVVHRMFSGLNSFILLAVPLFMLAANLMNKGRISEKLIEFSLSIVGHIRGGLGQANVLVSMLFAGISGSSQADVGGIGKILIPSMIDEGYSKETSVGVTACSSVIGIIIPPSIPMVVFGAITNASVGAMFLGGLIPGVLIGVGQMLVVYFVAKKYNYPRHERPTLRQFMRTFIQSVPALITPLILVGGVISGLATPTEAAALACIYALVLGMGVFKTIKPKDIPPIILETLKLSSVSLFALATANALGQLLSYYHVSEAILSFFGDQVNSSAMFIIFSLALFLFLGTFMDAIPAIVLFVPVIMPSAMQFGISSIQLGLMIVITMAIGQITPPYGLCLLLAGKIGNLSVGRSFKAALPYLGVVLIVLLLVSFFPSITLAVPKLIKPEWFV, from the coding sequence ATGTTGCTCTTGGTGATTTGCTTTATCATACTCCTGTTCATTGGAGTTCCTATAGCCTATGGATTGGGAATTACTGCATTTCTTGGAATTGCACTACTCCCAGGCGTTTCCATGATTACTGTTGTTCACCGCATGTTCAGTGGACTCAATTCATTTATCTTGTTGGCAGTACCACTTTTTATGCTGGCTGCTAACCTTATGAACAAGGGACGGATATCAGAAAAACTCATTGAGTTTTCTTTATCGATAGTCGGACATATTCGAGGTGGGCTTGGTCAAGCCAATGTATTGGTGTCGATGCTCTTTGCCGGCATTTCAGGATCCTCTCAGGCCGATGTAGGTGGTATTGGTAAGATTCTCATCCCAAGTATGATTGATGAGGGATACAGTAAGGAGACTTCTGTAGGAGTTACTGCATGCTCATCGGTAATTGGAATTATCATTCCCCCAAGTATTCCGATGGTTGTTTTTGGAGCTATCACGAATGCTTCAGTTGGGGCGATGTTTCTTGGTGGTTTGATCCCTGGTGTTCTCATTGGAGTAGGTCAGATGTTGGTAGTATATTTTGTTGCCAAGAAATATAACTACCCGCGTCATGAAAGACCAACCCTTCGCCAATTTATGAGAACTTTTATTCAATCTGTACCAGCTTTAATAACGCCACTCATACTGGTTGGAGGTGTAATCTCTGGTTTGGCAACTCCTACTGAGGCTGCCGCATTAGCATGTATTTATGCCTTAGTTTTGGGTATGGGAGTTTTCAAAACCATTAAGCCCAAGGACATTCCTCCCATCATTCTGGAGACACTCAAACTTAGTTCAGTCTCATTGTTTGCATTGGCAACAGCCAATGCTCTCGGGCAACTTCTGAGTTACTACCATGTGTCTGAAGCAATTTTGTCGTTCTTTGGGGATCAGGTAAACTCTTCTGCTATGTTTATTATTTTCTCATTGGCTCTCTTTCTCTTCCTAGGGACTTTTATGGATGCAATTCCTGCGATTGTCTTATTTGTACCGGTGATTATGCCATCGGCGATGCAATTCGGAATCAGTAGCATCCAACTTGGTCTGATGATTGTAATTACCATGGCAATTGGGCAGATCACCCCTCCTTACGGATTGTGTCTGTTGCTGGCTGGTAAGATTGGAAATCTATCAGTAGGAAGGTCCTTCAAAGCTGCATTGCCCTATCTTGGAGTTGTCCTCATCGTGTTGTTGTTGGTCTCATTTTTCCCCTCAATAACACTAGCAGTCCCTAAGCTCATAAAACCAGAGTGGTTTGTTTGA
- a CDS encoding TRAP transporter small permease: MKKLVDIVEKVQTKLGIFFLSLYLFCALLQIIGRYFHWSVPWTEEVSNYSFIWAAFMGSSIMLRQEGGHFSLTALKDKLIASNRSTKLLDIVIYSLLLLFSILVFFYGIQLVMQFKNWRLSSLPNVKQWIIWLCMPIAGASTCLYSLEGLVNAIRK; this comes from the coding sequence ATGAAAAAACTTGTTGATATTGTCGAGAAGGTCCAGACTAAACTCGGAATTTTCTTCTTGTCTCTTTATCTTTTTTGCGCTCTTTTGCAAATTATTGGTAGGTATTTTCATTGGAGTGTGCCTTGGACGGAGGAAGTTTCCAATTATAGTTTCATATGGGCAGCATTTATGGGTAGCTCCATAATGCTTCGGCAAGAGGGTGGTCATTTCAGCCTGACAGCACTCAAAGATAAGCTAATTGCCTCTAATCGTTCTACAAAACTTTTGGATATTGTCATTTACTCTTTGCTTTTGTTGTTTAGCATATTGGTATTTTTTTATGGTATTCAGTTGGTTATGCAATTCAAGAACTGGCGATTGAGTTCACTGCCAAATGTCAAACAATGGATAATCTGGCTTTGCATGCCTATTGCAGGAGCCTCCACATGCTTGTATAGCCTAGAAGGGCTTGTCAACGCGATTAGAAAATAG
- a CDS encoding TRAP transporter substrate-binding protein, with translation MKGNKRRNFFVFLLVISLVGSLAFANGTSEKASQGPVKIIAAHVNSLESSYQSGMVAFKEELERISNGTMTVEVHANGALGGGEEELVQKMATGTVDVIVASPNFLAQVEPRADIFSLPYLFADTEHWLKTTNGEPGREIAELIDNNTDFKVLGYWMCGVRSYFGTRPVTSKADFEGVKIRVHSSPVVQKSWQALGAQPANVAYNELYQGLQNKVIDAAEQDLGNIYLQKFYEAGKYISLTEHDIATRFFLIGGKKFKAMTDEQQKWVLEAGAYASKIEHEADLALSADSRAKLEKAGAIFNTVDKETFIALTEPVRQEAAKSMKAEALLSTISSLQ, from the coding sequence ATGAAAGGAAACAAACGTAGGAATTTCTTTGTCTTTTTGCTTGTGATTTCTTTGGTTGGATCGCTTGCATTTGCGAATGGAACGTCGGAAAAGGCGTCGCAAGGTCCTGTAAAGATTATTGCAGCACATGTGAATTCGCTTGAATCTTCTTATCAATCTGGAATGGTAGCGTTCAAAGAAGAGCTCGAACGTATTTCCAATGGAACCATGACCGTTGAAGTGCATGCAAATGGAGCTCTTGGTGGTGGAGAAGAAGAATTGGTGCAAAAAATGGCTACTGGTACGGTTGACGTGATAGTTGCCTCCCCAAATTTTCTTGCACAAGTTGAGCCGAGGGCTGACATTTTCTCTTTACCCTATCTGTTCGCTGACACGGAGCACTGGCTAAAAACAACAAATGGAGAACCTGGTAGAGAAATTGCAGAATTAATCGATAATAATACTGATTTTAAGGTTCTTGGGTATTGGATGTGTGGAGTACGTTCATATTTTGGTACCAGACCAGTAACATCCAAAGCAGATTTCGAAGGAGTTAAAATTCGTGTCCACAGCAGTCCTGTTGTGCAGAAATCTTGGCAAGCACTTGGAGCTCAACCTGCCAATGTTGCCTACAACGAATTGTATCAGGGACTGCAGAATAAGGTCATCGATGCCGCTGAGCAGGATCTTGGAAACATATATCTTCAGAAGTTCTACGAAGCTGGCAAATACATTTCTCTGACTGAGCACGATATTGCTACTCGATTCTTCCTGATTGGAGGAAAGAAATTCAAGGCAATGACTGATGAGCAGCAGAAGTGGGTTCTGGAGGCTGGCGCATATGCTTCCAAAATTGAACATGAGGCAGACCTCGCTCTTTCTGCAGATTCTCGTGCAAAACTGGAGAAAGCTGGGGCTATTTTCAACACAGTTGATAAAGAAACTTTCATTGCATTGACAGAGCCTGTTAGACAGGAAGCTGCAAAATCAATGAAAGCAGAAGCTCTGCTTTCCACGATCAGCTCACTGCAGTAA
- a CDS encoding FadR/GntR family transcriptional regulator, with translation MEKQNTSEMVFEMIEQKLLSQEWKPGMRIDSETKIASDLNVGRSSVRESIDRMIVLGILTRKQGGGTYVNQLSTATYLNDLIPIILLDHPNILDVIELREILETACIRMFVERATPEMIDQLETTYQIMAEHRSDADGAVFAEADNTFHVIIGKGTKNAMFTKLTDILTKLLIFYQKETFRNIGVKKSPEEHRAIIDAIKAGDSEMAVLLMKRHIQNSRKHIIEAMKKSEQAT, from the coding sequence ATGGAAAAGCAAAATACAAGCGAGATGGTGTTCGAGATGATTGAGCAAAAATTACTCAGTCAAGAATGGAAACCAGGAATGCGAATAGATTCCGAAACAAAAATTGCCTCAGATCTTAATGTTGGAAGATCTTCTGTCCGCGAATCCATAGATCGGATGATAGTACTTGGAATTTTGACAAGAAAGCAGGGTGGCGGTACGTATGTAAATCAACTTTCTACTGCCACTTATCTTAACGATCTTATACCAATTATCCTCTTGGATCATCCTAACATTTTAGATGTTATAGAGTTACGGGAAATTCTTGAAACTGCATGCATTCGAATGTTCGTAGAACGAGCAACCCCAGAAATGATAGATCAATTGGAGACAACCTATCAGATTATGGCGGAGCATCGTTCGGATGCGGATGGGGCAGTATTCGCTGAAGCTGATAATACATTCCATGTGATTATTGGAAAAGGCACTAAAAATGCTATGTTTACCAAATTGACAGATATTCTAACCAAATTATTGATTTTCTATCAAAAGGAAACCTTCCGAAATATCGGCGTCAAGAAATCTCCTGAAGAGCACAGAGCAATCATTGATGCTATTAAGGCTGGCGATAGCGAGATGGCGGTACTTCTCATGAAACGCCATATTCAGAATTCACGCAAACATATTATCGAAGCAATGAAAAAGTCGGAACAGGCTACATAG
- a CDS encoding MarR family transcriptional regulator: MLDLCAIRRLQTSLRTFEEELKRQTGLSFNDALLLCAVNKGIQEPGALAKELELSPSRLTRILDSLEGRSLIKRSLSSADRRSLTVSLTEQGSAMVQTYSCSEICLPEDLAFTQATT; the protein is encoded by the coding sequence ATGCTTGACTTATGTGCCATTCGGAGATTGCAGACATCACTACGCACCTTCGAAGAAGAACTCAAACGCCAAACCGGCCTTTCATTCAATGACGCACTCCTATTGTGTGCAGTCAACAAAGGCATCCAAGAACCCGGAGCCCTGGCAAAGGAGCTGGAGCTCTCTCCTTCCCGACTGACCAGAATCCTGGACAGCTTGGAAGGCCGTTCGCTCATCAAACGCAGCCTCAGCAGCGCAGATCGCAGGAGCCTTACGGTAAGCCTGACCGAGCAAGGCTCGGCCATGGTACAGACGTACAGTTGCTCGGAGATCTGTCTCCCTGAGGATCTTGCATTCACCCAAGCCACTACTTAG
- a CDS encoding FAD-dependent oxidoreductase, with protein sequence MAKYLIVGGVAGGAGTAARLRRRDENAQIIMFERGEYISYANCGLPYYAGNVITERSRLFVMTPERFAESLNVEARVLSEVVSINREAKTIHVRDLKNNTEYDERYDTLILSPGASPVRPPIPGIDHPAILSLRSVSDIDRIKEKVDKTTTKRAVVVGGGFIGLEMAENLKERGLEVSVVEALEQVMNIIDYDLAAEVQQHLRAKGVNLYLKDGVAAFEGHESIVSVRLASGTLIDADLVILSIGVRPDTAFLKEAGIELAKNGAIKVDPYFTTNDKDIRAVGDAIEFTSPLTKSPITVPLAGPANKQARLCADAIIDGNKKPYEGTIATSIAKIFDMTVASTGLTEKGLKAAKLPYRCAVTHAGNHAGYYPNSLQLTLKVLYHPKTGKIWGAQGVGYDGVDKRIDVISAFIGKEGTVQDLAEFEQAYAPPFSSAKDPVNMVGFVAVNVLEGFSDTISWEEAETARKSGAFMLDVRTEEEFELGAIEGAVNIPNTVLRDRLSQVPKDREIIVNCAMGLRGYLAERILRQNGYTKVRNLTGGFKTYDSAVRERELLENRQKVSVKDEAGLINHLNEDGSFRKRSENKIFKVDACGLQCPGPIIRLKKEIDNLEQGDRIVIKASDPGFGVDVQSWCKLTGNELVSVTTTNGIIEAIIGKGNPAVCAMPASAGEKPAICDPDNGATMIVFSNDLDKALASFVLANGAAATGKPVTMFFTFWGLSVLRKKDAPKVKKDFMGKMFGAMLPKGMEQLALSSMNMGGMGAKMMKGRMRKKHVDQVEQMFEEAKKAGVRMVACQMSMDIMGITKEELHDGVEIGGVATYMGAASESKINLFI encoded by the coding sequence ATGGCAAAATATCTCATTGTCGGAGGAGTCGCAGGAGGCGCAGGAACCGCCGCCAGGCTCAGGAGAAGGGATGAAAACGCCCAAATCATCATGTTCGAGCGCGGAGAGTACATCAGTTACGCCAACTGTGGGCTGCCCTACTATGCCGGAAATGTCATCACCGAGCGCTCCCGACTCTTTGTCATGACACCCGAGCGGTTCGCAGAGAGTCTGAACGTTGAGGCGCGTGTTCTCAGTGAGGTGGTCTCCATCAACCGCGAAGCAAAGACCATCCATGTCAGGGACCTGAAGAACAATACCGAGTATGACGAGCGGTATGACACCCTCATCCTCTCACCCGGTGCCAGTCCTGTCCGTCCTCCCATCCCCGGCATCGACCATCCGGCCATCCTCTCACTGCGCTCAGTATCCGACATTGACCGGATCAAGGAGAAAGTCGACAAAACCACCACCAAACGCGCAGTCGTGGTTGGCGGCGGATTCATCGGCTTGGAGATGGCAGAGAATCTGAAGGAACGCGGTCTGGAAGTCTCAGTGGTGGAAGCTCTGGAACAGGTGATGAACATCATCGACTACGATCTGGCAGCCGAAGTGCAGCAACACCTGAGGGCCAAGGGAGTGAACCTGTATCTCAAGGATGGGGTTGCCGCATTTGAGGGACATGAGAGCATTGTCAGCGTCCGCCTTGCGTCAGGAACACTCATCGATGCGGACCTGGTCATTCTTTCCATTGGGGTACGACCCGACACTGCTTTTCTCAAGGAAGCAGGAATCGAACTGGCAAAGAACGGGGCGATCAAGGTCGACCCCTACTTCACCACCAATGACAAGGACATCCGTGCAGTCGGTGATGCCATTGAGTTCACCAGTCCCCTGACCAAGAGTCCCATCACCGTGCCGCTGGCAGGACCTGCCAACAAACAGGCACGCCTCTGTGCAGATGCCATCATCGACGGGAACAAGAAGCCTTATGAAGGCACCATCGCCACCAGCATTGCCAAGATCTTTGACATGACGGTGGCCTCAACCGGGCTGACTGAGAAAGGCCTGAAAGCAGCAAAGCTTCCCTACCGCTGTGCAGTCACCCATGCAGGCAATCATGCCGGCTACTATCCCAACTCACTGCAATTGACCCTCAAGGTCCTCTACCATCCCAAGACAGGCAAGATCTGGGGTGCGCAGGGTGTCGGATATGATGGTGTGGACAAGCGAATCGATGTCATCTCCGCCTTCATCGGCAAGGAGGGGACTGTCCAAGACCTCGCAGAGTTTGAGCAGGCCTATGCACCCCCGTTCTCCAGTGCCAAGGATCCGGTGAACATGGTCGGCTTCGTTGCCGTCAACGTTCTGGAAGGATTCAGTGACACCATCAGCTGGGAAGAAGCAGAAACAGCACGCAAGAGTGGTGCTTTCATGCTGGATGTCCGTACTGAAGAGGAGTTCGAGCTGGGTGCCATTGAAGGGGCTGTAAACATTCCCAATACCGTGCTCAGGGATCGTCTCTCCCAGGTTCCCAAGGACCGTGAGATCATCGTCAATTGTGCCATGGGGTTGCGCGGTTATCTGGCCGAGCGCATCCTGAGGCAGAACGGCTACACCAAGGTGAGGAACCTCACCGGTGGATTCAAGACTTACGACAGTGCAGTGCGCGAACGGGAGCTCTTGGAGAATCGTCAGAAGGTATCGGTCAAGGATGAGGCTGGACTCATCAACCATCTCAATGAGGATGGATCCTTCCGCAAGCGCTCCGAGAACAAGATTTTCAAGGTTGATGCCTGCGGCTTGCAGTGCCCGGGACCGATCATCCGCCTGAAGAAGGAAATCGACAACCTCGAGCAAGGTGACCGTATCGTCATCAAGGCTTCCGACCCCGGTTTCGGCGTCGATGTGCAATCCTGGTGCAAGCTTACCGGCAATGAGTTGGTGAGTGTCACCACTACCAATGGCATCATCGAGGCGATCATCGGAAAAGGTAATCCTGCTGTATGCGCCATGCCCGCCTCTGCTGGGGAAAAACCGGCAATCTGCGACCCGGACAACGGGGCAACCATGATTGTCTTCTCCAACGACCTTGACAAGGCATTGGCCTCATTCGTACTCGCCAACGGGGCTGCTGCCACGGGTAAGCCGGTGACGATGTTCTTCACCTTCTGGGGCCTTTCGGTTCTTCGCAAGAAGGATGCACCCAAGGTGAAGAAAGACTTCATGGGGAAGATGTTCGGTGCCATGCTGCCCAAGGGCATGGAACAGCTTGCGCTCTCATCCATGAACATGGGAGGAATGGGCGCAAAGATGATGAAAGGCCGCATGAGGAAAAAGCATGTCGACCAGGTCGAGCAGATGTTCGAGGAAGCCAAGAAAGCAGGGGTTCGCATGGTCGCATGCCAGATGTCCATGGACATCATGGGCATCACCAAAGAAGAGCTGCATGACGGCGTTGAAATCGGAGGGGTTGCAACCTACATGGGAGCAGCTTCCGAAAGCAAGATCAATCTTTTCATCTAG
- a CDS encoding SlyX family protein has translation MEERLTKLEVKLAYAEETIVTLDSVVTEQAKEIALLQSRLEKLEKRVTDMVEESGDGLLGEQRPPHY, from the coding sequence ATGGAAGAACGTCTGACCAAGCTGGAAGTGAAACTTGCGTATGCGGAGGAGACGATAGTCACCCTTGACTCGGTGGTGACGGAACAAGCCAAGGAAATCGCACTTTTGCAAAGCCGTCTCGAGAAGTTGGAGAAACGGGTCACCGATATGGTGGAAGAGAGCGGGGATGGCCTGCTCGGAGAGCAACGGCCACCCCACTATTGA
- a CDS encoding WYL domain-containing protein produces MKGERVAQLELLLHSHPEGLRRAEIARRLGVHRSTISRYVDELKLYIDIYEENNLIKIKNREEDENIALSVYESLAFNLSAEMLASSTEFQNPHLASGLRKIAMNMRSYAPKISENVVNLAEQIDKQLQERKESSKFNAILEVLIDSWVSGRIVRIVQSLKGFDPIETELAPYFIGFREEDTGGRHPISVTGRLRHTTEIVTIDISTITSATILDETYTIPDNLKPFKFPESEERYESIDMIPLSLRLKERSAMNVFRSVVHGTPVFEKQSDGSLICNMDVENSIELYLRIIQCGDSVEILGPDSFRKKFCKMLNKILALYQ; encoded by the coding sequence ATGAAAGGCGAACGAGTTGCACAACTTGAATTGTTGCTGCATTCCCATCCGGAAGGCTTGAGACGAGCCGAAATTGCACGGAGATTGGGAGTACACCGCTCTACCATCAGCAGATATGTTGATGAACTGAAGCTCTATATCGACATCTATGAAGAGAACAATCTCATCAAGATCAAGAATCGGGAAGAAGATGAGAACATCGCCTTGAGCGTCTATGAAAGCCTTGCCTTCAACCTCTCAGCAGAGATGCTGGCAAGCAGCACCGAGTTCCAGAACCCCCATCTGGCCTCAGGTCTTCGCAAGATCGCCATGAACATGCGTTCCTATGCCCCGAAAATCAGTGAGAATGTGGTGAATCTTGCCGAGCAGATCGACAAGCAGTTGCAGGAGAGAAAGGAGAGCAGCAAATTCAATGCCATCCTGGAAGTCCTGATCGACAGCTGGGTCTCGGGACGCATCGTACGGATCGTACAGAGCCTGAAAGGCTTTGACCCGATCGAGACCGAGCTCGCCCCCTACTTCATCGGGTTCCGTGAGGAGGACACCGGGGGAAGACACCCCATCAGTGTCACCGGAAGATTGCGCCACACCACGGAGATTGTTACCATCGACATCAGTACGATCACCAGCGCCACCATCCTGGATGAGACCTATACGATTCCCGACAACCTCAAACCCTTCAAGTTCCCCGAGAGCGAGGAGCGTTATGAGAGCATCGACATGATACCGCTGAGCCTCAGACTCAAGGAACGGTCGGCAATGAACGTCTTCCGCTCCGTGGTGCACGGAACTCCGGTGTTTGAGAAACAGAGTGACGGTTCACTCATCTGCAATATGGATGTGGAGAACTCAATCGAGCTTTACCTGAGGATCATCCAGTGCGGAGACTCTGTGGAAATACTTGGTCCAGACTCCTTCCGCAAGAAGTTTTGCAAAATGCTGAACAAGATCCTGGCCTTGTACCAATAA
- a CDS encoding rubredoxin, producing the protein MKEYECDLCGYVYDPTVGDPDNGIKPGTAFEDLPEDWVCPLCGAPKSDFSPRD; encoded by the coding sequence ATGAAAGAGTATGAATGCGATCTTTGCGGGTATGTGTACGACCCGACTGTAGGTGATCCCGACAACGGAATCAAACCCGGAACAGCCTTTGAAGACCTTCCCGAGGATTGGGTATGCCCTCTCTGCGGAGCTCCTAAGTCTGACTTCTCTCCCCGCGACTAA
- a CDS encoding flavodoxin domain-containing protein produces the protein MKALVVYDSAYGNTEAIAKAIGGACKAIVLRVGEVKPDHLEGLDFLIVGSPTQAFQSLPSVKAFLKNLPAGSIKGVKVASFDTRVDVKQVGNRFLTFLVRLFGYAAEPIMSALVKKGGVRAGEPIGFIVSDKEGPLLDGEIERAIQWATALVG, from the coding sequence ATGAAGGCGTTGGTGGTATATGACTCTGCATACGGGAATACTGAGGCAATAGCAAAGGCAATCGGAGGGGCATGCAAGGCGATCGTGCTCCGAGTGGGGGAGGTGAAACCTGATCATCTCGAGGGGTTGGATTTTCTGATCGTCGGTTCTCCGACCCAAGCCTTCCAGAGCCTGCCGTCGGTCAAGGCTTTTCTGAAGAACCTTCCGGCTGGAAGTATCAAGGGAGTGAAGGTTGCCTCCTTTGATACCCGGGTGGATGTGAAGCAAGTCGGCAACCGATTTCTGACCTTCCTGGTGAGACTGTTCGGGTATGCTGCCGAACCGATCATGAGCGCTTTGGTGAAAAAGGGAGGGGTACGCGCTGGAGAGCCCATCGGATTCATCGTCAGCGACAAGGAAGGACCTTTGCTGGATGGTGAGATCGAGCGTGCCATCCAATGGGCCACCGCATTGGTCGGATGA
- a CDS encoding nitroreductase family protein yields MPVLQAINDRRAYRALDAKPVEKDILVRLVESAHTAPSSMNNQPWRFVTVTDSEVLEKLRKTLSPGNYWALKAPAITAVVTNKSWGMTLGNRDFAPFELGMAAMAYQTQAVAEGLYVHPIAGFNADEAKKILNIADEDTLMIMLVVGYPGDSSSLNEKHLESEKGKRIRLPLEKIHTFDSFTDQIRPQPK; encoded by the coding sequence ATGCCAGTATTGCAAGCAATCAATGACAGAAGAGCCTATCGTGCACTTGATGCCAAGCCTGTAGAAAAGGATATCCTTGTGCGCTTGGTCGAATCAGCACATACCGCCCCCTCATCCATGAACAACCAACCGTGGCGCTTTGTGACGGTCACTGACAGTGAGGTGCTCGAAAAGCTGAGAAAGACGCTTTCACCAGGCAACTATTGGGCATTGAAGGCGCCAGCCATCACGGCAGTTGTCACCAACAAGTCATGGGGCATGACGTTGGGCAACCGTGATTTCGCCCCATTTGAACTGGGCATGGCGGCTATGGCCTATCAGACCCAAGCAGTCGCTGAGGGCCTGTACGTCCACCCCATTGCCGGTTTCAACGCGGATGAGGCGAAAAAGATCCTCAATATCGCAGATGAGGATACGCTCATGATCATGCTGGTGGTTGGGTATCCTGGGGACAGCTCATCGTTGAATGAAAAACATCTGGAGAGTGAGAAGGGCAAGAGAATCCGACTTCCGCTTGAGAAGATCCACACCTTCGACTCCTTCACCGACCAGATCAGACCGCAACCCAAGTAA
- a CDS encoding MFS transporter has protein sequence MKSVKAYRYRYLILLSLVLLMFSVEVQWLNLAPVGRVANHYYQGQLPLRYASPVDLLSLTYLLVFVVASIPSSYLLHRLGIRWATWIASGLIIFGSMTKWLYLSSFLAVLFGQFILALGQALVLTSITEIVSRWFPIRERGMAVGITSASQYLSLALVMIITPLMVVTRANDPAWGNGFDRMMQFYALFSSILAIIPAFLIRENPPTPSSSLCGKKNEGFLASFRALNANTSLRGLTIIFSVGWGVLMVLFIKVDEISALLGFADSNGLLGIAMLAGGMVGAVLIPALSDRFRRRKLFFVFCNVCSIPGILLLVFCQQIGQVFLGSEAIALIGASIVGLSLLASVPLGSQYAAELGQGIHEEIIQGMLLLFSQAGCACILIISLVTTEQYSVMLLSSLGGLLVAAMIGSSFLRESSMIITEEERLNDVINQEIVHLQ, from the coding sequence ATGAAAAGTGTGAAGGCGTATCGCTATCGGTATCTTATCCTGCTCTCCTTGGTACTCCTCATGTTTTCGGTGGAGGTCCAGTGGCTCAACCTGGCCCCGGTGGGGAGGGTGGCGAATCACTATTACCAAGGCCAGCTTCCCCTACGGTATGCCAGTCCGGTTGATCTTCTTTCGCTGACTTACCTGCTGGTCTTTGTTGTTGCCAGTATTCCTTCTTCCTATCTGTTGCACCGTCTCGGGATCCGATGGGCGACGTGGATTGCAAGTGGCCTGATCATCTTCGGGTCCATGACCAAGTGGCTCTATCTTTCCAGCTTTCTTGCGGTTCTCTTCGGTCAGTTCATCCTTGCTTTGGGACAAGCTTTGGTTTTGACCAGCATTACCGAGATTGTCTCACGCTGGTTTCCCATCCGGGAGCGCGGAATGGCGGTGGGCATCACCTCGGCAAGCCAGTATCTGAGTCTTGCCCTGGTCATGATCATCACCCCGCTGATGGTTGTCACCCGCGCAAACGATCCTGCATGGGGAAATGGCTTTGATCGGATGATGCAGTTCTATGCACTTTTCAGTTCCATCCTGGCCATTATTCCTGCTTTCCTGATCAGGGAGAATCCTCCCACACCTTCCTCTTCCCTCTGCGGCAAGAAAAACGAAGGTTTCTTGGCTTCGTTCCGTGCATTGAACGCAAATACCTCGCTGAGGGGTCTCACGATCATTTTCTCCGTTGGCTGGGGAGTCTTGATGGTCCTTTTCATCAAGGTCGATGAGATCAGCGCATTACTCGGATTTGCCGATTCAAACGGCCTGCTTGGCATTGCAATGCTGGCAGGGGGTATGGTGGGGGCGGTGTTGATTCCTGCTCTTTCGGATCGGTTCCGTAGGAGAAAGCTGTTTTTCGTGTTCTGCAATGTCTGTTCGATTCCCGGAATCCTGCTGTTGGTGTTTTGCCAACAGATTGGTCAGGTCTTCCTTGGCAGTGAGGCGATCGCATTGATTGGGGCCTCGATTGTCGGATTGAGTTTGTTGGCCTCCGTTCCTCTTGGCAGCCAGTATGCTGCAGAGCTGGGGCAAGGTATCCATGAGGAGATCATCCAAGGCATGCTTTTGCTCTTCAGCCAGGCTGGATGTGCGTGTATCCTGATCATCAGCTTGGTGACGACCGAGCAATACTCGGTAATGCTGCTCTCCTCGCTGGGAGGACTCTTGGTCGCCGCCATGATAGGAAGCTCCTTCCTCAGGGAGAGTTCAATGATCATCACCGAGGAAGAGCGTCTGAACGATGTCATCAATCAGGAAATCGTACACCTACAGTAA